The following are encoded together in the Vanrija pseudolonga chromosome 7, complete sequence genome:
- the nfi gene encoding Endonuclease V: MTTDAPAPSHAPGPILAIDVQYKDTETTSTGYAAGVLFDRWDAAAPTHTYTYVHANAEPYVAGSFFKRELPPILALIAAAPVPPRTIVVDGFVDLVSEAGVKPGLGRRLFEHLGGEVVVIGVAKNPFRTKREDAGKDEPTTPGLNTHPGEVFRGASGRALYVTAAGVSQDTAMALVKAMHGDNRQPTMLKLVDRESRDAALRG, translated from the coding sequence ATGACAACAGACGCACCAGCACCATCACACGCCCCTGGCCCCATCCTGGCCATCGACGTGCAGTACAAGGACACGGAAACCACGTCGACGGGgtacgccgccggcgtcctcTTCGACAGGTGGGACGCAGCGGCCCCGACACACACCTACACGTACGTGCACGCCAATGCGGAGCCGTACGTCGCCGGGTCGTTCTTCAAGCGCGAGCTCCCGCCCATCCTGGCCTTGATCGCCGCTGCGCCAGTACCGCCGCGCAcgatcgtcgtcgacgggttcgtcgacctcgtctcgGAGGCGGGCGTGAAGCccgggcttgggcggcgcctGTTCGAGCActtgggcggcgaggtggtcgttATCGGCGTCGCGAAGAATCCGTTCCGGACGAAGCGTGAGGACGCGGGGAAAGACGAGCCGACGACACCCGGCCTCAACACACATCCCGGCGAGGTGTTCCGCGGCGCCTCGGGCCGTGCGCTCTAcgtcactgccgccggcgtgagCCAGGACACCGCGATGGCCCTCGTCAAGGCCATGCACGGAGACAATAGGCAGCCAACAATGCTCAAGCTTGTCGACCGCGAGTCGAGGGACGCGGCGTTGCGGGGGTAG
- the HSP31 gene encoding Glutathione-independent glyoxalase HSP31, which produces MSPTALPKRAVIALPSQRIAIEGGMYEGHDSGLFIIEAQHPFNVLKAAGYEVAFSSENGEWYPDWVSEQAQFLSGADLAAYNDLSSPFRKALAAIRPASELKSADYAIFFAAAGHAALLDFPTATNLHQLATEIYAHGGVVAAVCQGGCILGGITDADGKSLITGHEVTGFTEIGEHQMGVFDTLRSWNKPTVRDLAQQLGGTYVAPAGPWEVLVIPQGRLVTGANPQSAGAAAEAAIKALHA; this is translated from the coding sequence ATGTCCCCCACCGCCCTCCCCAAgcgcgccgtcatcgccCTCCCCTCGCAGCGTATCGCCATCGAGGGCGGCATGTACGAAGGCCACGACTCGGGCCTGTTCATCATCGAGGCGCAGCACCCGTTCAACGTCCTCAAGGCCGCGGGGTACGAAGTGGCCTTTTCGTCGGAGAACGGCGAGTGGTACCCCGACTGGgtgagcgagcaggcgcagTTCCTCTCTGGCGCCGACTTGGCCGCATACAACGACCTCTCGTCGCCCTTCCGCAAGGCGCTTGCTGCTATCCGCCCGGCGTCTGAGCTCAAGAGCGCCGACTACGCCATCTTCTTCGCGGCCGCCGGTcacgcggcgctgctcgacttTCCCACCGCGACCAACCTCCACCAGCTGGCGACGGAGATCtacgcgcacggcggcgtcgtcgcggccgtctgCCAGGGCGGCTGTATCCTCGGCGGCATTACCGACGCTGACGGCAAGAGCCTGATCACGGGCCACGAGGTGACGGGCTTCACCGAGATCGGCGAGCACCAGATGGGCGTGTTCGACACCCTGCGCAGCTGGAACAAGCCCACCGttcgcgacctcgcccagcagctcggcggcacgtACGTCGCGCCTGCTGGCCCTTGGGAGGTGCTCGTCATCCCCCAGGGCAGGCTCGTGACTGGCGCCAACCCCCAGTCGgcgggcgctgctgccgaggcggccatcaAGGCCCTCCACGCGTAG
- the patE_1 gene encoding Dehydrogenase patE, translating into MRLTTALIAAASLAAHSASAGPVKRDTEYDYVVVGGGTAGLAIAARLSEDPKVQVAVIEPGTYYQISNMIVGEVPAGCSLFAGSDPADTNSAVDWDIVTTPQEGAMNRSLHIARGKCLGGSSARHYMVYQRGDKGCYQQWADDVGDQSYTWDNLLPYFQKSVNFTAPRAPPRAANATADYNPAAFTNGSGPLRVTYTNYASPISSWVQKGLTEIGILPTQDFNSGSLLGSGYAASTIDPKTMKRESSQTSYYEPAKNRLNFRTFILSKASKVVFDANKKATGVQLTDGQFIKANKEVILSAGVFQSPQLLMLSGIGPKATLDKYNITVIADRPGVGQNLTDHAFFAPSYRVKVETFTRLASDLIYIATQYLFSFIGSQTGPLTNPVADFLAFERLPGGLVSPDTQKLLDEIPTTWPHIEYTAASGHIGNFSNLRKDQPKDGYQYGGIMVALTAAFSRGTVGIKSASIDDLPVVDPKYLTHPGDVEVAVAAFKRARKVYASEAMADVLADPNEYYPGVGVQTDEQITEAIRKSIGPLGGHGSCTCRMGRVDDPNAVVDNKARVIGVTGLRVVDASSFAILPPGHPQATVYALAEKIADEIKKGN; encoded by the exons ATGAGGTTAACCACagcgctcatcgccgccgcctcgctcgcggcaCACTCGGCCTCTGCAGGCCCAGTCAAGCGCGACACCGAGTACGACtatgtcgtcgtcggcggcggcactgccggcctcgccatcgcggccCGCCTGTCCGAGGACCCCAAGGTCCAGGTGGCCGTCATCGAGCCCGGCACCTACTACCAGATCAGCAACATgatcgtcggcgaggtgccCGCCGGCTGCAGCCTGTTTGCGGGCTCGGACCCCGCCGACACCAACTCGGCCGTCGACTGGGACATTGTCACGACGCCGCAGGAGGGCGCGATGAACAGGAGTTTGCACATTGCTCGCGGCAAGTGTCTCGGCGGAAG ctCCGCACGCCACTACATGGTCtaccagcgcggcgacaaggGCTGCTACCAGCAgtgggccgacgacgtcggagACCAGAGCTACACGTGGGACAACCTGCTGCCATACTTCCAGAAGAGCGTCAACTTCACTGCCCCGCGTGCCCCTCCTCGTGCCGCCAACGCGACGGCCGACTACAACCCTGCCGCGTTCACCAACGGCTCTGGCCCGCTGCGCGTCACGTACACCAACTATGCGAGCCCTATCTCGAGCTGGGTGCAGAAGGGCCTGACTGAGATCGGTATCCTCCCGACGCAGGACTTCAACTCGGGCTCCCTCCTGGGCTCTGGCTACGCCGCGTCCACGATCGACCCCAAGACGATGAAGCGCGAGTCGTCGCAGACGTCCTACTACGAGCCGGCGAAGAACCGCCTCAACTTCCGCACGTTCATCCTGTCCAAGGCGTCCAAGGTCGTGTTCGACGCCAACAAGAAGGCGACCGGCGTGCAGCTCACCGACGGCCAGTTCATCAAGGCCAACAAGGAGGTCATCCTCTCCGCTGGCGTCTTCCAGTCGCCCCAGCTCCTCATGCTCAGCGGCATCGGCCCCAAGGCCACGCTCGACAAGTACAACATCACCGTCATTGCCGACCGTCCCGGTGTGGGCCAGAACCTGACCGACCACGCCTTCTTCGCGCCGTCCTACCGCGTCAAGGTCGAGACGTTCACCCGTCTCGCCAGCGACCTGATCTACATCGCTACGCAGTACCTCTTCAGCTTCATCGGCAGCCAGACCGGACCCCTGACCAACCCCGTCGCCGACTTCCTCGCGTTCGAGCGCCTGCCCGGCGGCCTCGTGTCCCCCGACACGCagaagctgctcgacgagatccCCACAACGTGGCCGCACATCGAGTAcacggccgcctcgggccaCATTGGCAACTTCTCCAACCTGCGCAAGGACCAGCCCAAGGACGGGTACCAGTACGGCGGCATCATGGTGGCCCTCACGGCCGCCTTCTCGCGCGGCACCGTCGGCATCAAGTCGGCGAGCATTGACGAcctgcccgtcgtcgaccccaagTACCTCACCCATCCTGGTGACGTGGAGGTTGCCGTGGCCGCCTTCAAGCGTGCGCGCAAGGTCTACGCCTCCGAGGCCATggccgacgtcctcgccgacccgAACGAGTACTACCCCGGCGTTGGCGTCCAGACCGACGAGCAGATCACCGAGGCGATTCGCAAGAGCATCGGCCccctcggcggccacggATCATGCACCTGCCGCATGGGCCGTGTCGATGACCCCAACGCCGTGGTTGACAACAAGGCGCGCGTCATCGGCGTCACTGGCctgcgtgtcgtcgacgcgtctTCGTTCGCCATTCTGCCTCCAGGCCACCCTCAGGCGACGGTCTACGCCCTCGCTGAGAAGAtcgccgacgagatcaagaagGGCAACTAG
- the ustM gene encoding Methyltransferase ustM has translation MTDHHHQHAHPTLPASAIADANAPQAASGGTDIRAHAERLASYFPASGHPSSLAIQTIQCAYRINLVNAFGITAGERVLELGCGQGDMSVALADAVGPAGSVLATDPAEGSYGSPVTLGQSWEHLANGPLKGRLAYQLDFDINKAELKPEFDAVVLAHCTWYFESPTAVLTTLATARKFLKPGGRLCLAEWDLEPRTKEQIPHLVSALVQGHLFTVGLRTGLNVRTPLSRAQMTALFPKAGLEASPHKFVDTSELQDADWEIYNARSALEDAEKPEAGLSEGGLAFARSQLDVVTELAANRGNVPLPAYAVTATVA, from the coding sequence ATGAcagaccaccaccaccagcacgcGCACCCCACGCTCCCTGCgtccgccatcgccgacgccaacgcccCGCAGGCAGCCTCGGGGGGCACCGACAtccgcgcgcacgccgagcggctcgcgTCCTACTTTCCCGCGAGCGGCCacccgtcgtcgctcgctaTCCAGACCATCCAGTGCGCGTACCGCATCAACCTGGTGAACGCGTTCGGTATcacggccggcgagcgcgtcctcgagctcggatGCGGTCAGGGCGACATgagcgtcgcgctcgctgacgccgttGGCCCCGCTGGCTCCGTGCTGGCCACGGACCCCGCTGAGGGGAGTTACGGCTCGCCGGTCACGCTCGGCCAGAGCTGGGAACACCTCGCCAACGGCCCGCTCAAGGGACGCCTGGCATACcagctcgactttgacatCAACAAGGCCGAGCTGAAGCCGGAATTCGACGCAGTCGTGCTCGCGCACTGCACGTGGTATTTCGAGTCGCCGACCGCGGTCCTCACGACGCTTGCGACGGCACGCAAGTTCCTCAAGCCGGGCGGAAGGCTGTGTCTGGCCGAGTGGGACCTCGAGCCGCGGACCAAGGAGCAGATCCCGCACCTCGTCTCCGCGCTCGTGCAGGGACATCTGTTCACTGTCGGCCTGCGCACAGGTCTCAACGTTCGCACGCCGCTCAGCCGCGCACAGATGACCGCACTGTTCCCCAAGGCCGGGCTTGAGGCCTCCCCGCACAAGTTTGTCGACACGAGCGAGCTCCAGGACGCCGACTGGGAGATTTACAATGCGCGctccgcgctcgaggacgccgagaagccCGAGGCGGGTCTCAGTGAAGGGGGCCTTGCGTTCGCCCGCtcccagctcgacgtcgtcacgGAGCTCGCGGCAAACAGGGGCAacgtgccgctgccggcaTATGCAGTCACGGCGACGGTGGCATAG
- the JLP1_3 gene encoding Alpha-ketoglutarate-dependent sulfonate dioxygenase codes for MAPIATATQPEAVAADLKKLAVTDLGATAAAKIPAGKWFSETGLPESEYPYKHLLPTWDQETKYVPLGDFEHVDPGHKAKDDADPRSFLKDATVDNLSPKFGTEVTGVQLSALDTHGREQLALFVAERGVVVFRDQDFIDQDPRWQVDNWGSFFGRNHIHPTSGQPKGAPELHLVYRAPDSDYNFPYKHKLNSKGWHSDVSYEKQPPGLTALFLYDSPPSGGDTLYLDQREAYNRLSPSFAAYLETLEVVHSGFEQAAYARSGERGPERTVRREPVKNTHPLVRRHPVTGEKALYVTRVFSRSIVGLKQEESDAILNLLYDHIENGIDFQVRARWKPRTVVLWDNRTTAHTAIADFDSTKAKRHGARITPQAERPFL; via the exons ATGGCTCCCATCGCTACTGCTACCcagcccgaggccgtcgcggccgacctcaagaagctcgccgtcaccgacctcggcgcgaccgccgccgccaagatcCCGGCCGGCAAGTGGTTCTCCGAGACGGGCCTCCCCGAGTCAGAGTACCCCTACAAGCACCTCCTCCCCACGTGGGACCAGGAGACCAAGTACGTGCCGCTGGGCGACTTTGAGCACGTCGACCCGGGacacaaggccaaggacgacgcAGACCCGCGCTCGTTCCTCAAGGACGCGACCGTCGACAACCTCTCGCCCAAGTTCGGCACCGAGGTTACCGGCGTGCAGCTCtccgcgctcgacacgcacggtcgcgagcagctcgctcTCTTCGTCGCTGAGCGCGGCGTTGTCGTCTTCCGCGACCAGGACTTTATCGACCAGGACCCCCGCTGGCAGGTGGACAACTGGGGCTCCTTCTTCGGCCGCAACCACATCCACCCGACCTCGGGCCAGCCCAAGGGCGCACCCGAGCTGCACCTCGTCTATCGCGCCCCCGACTCGGACTACAACTTTCCCTACAAGCACAAGCTCAACTCGAAGGGCTGGCACTCGGACGTGTCGTACGAGAAGCAGCCCCCGGGACTCACCGCGCTGTTCCTGTACGACTCGCCCccctcgggcggcgacaCGCTCTACCTCGACCAGCGCGAGGCGTACAACCGCCTCTCGCCCAGCTTTGCGGCGtacctcgagacgctcgaggtcgtgcacAGCGGCTTTGAGCAGGCGGCGTACGCGCGCtccggcgagcgcggccccGAGCGCACCGTCCGCCGCGAGCCCGTCAAGAACACGCACCCGCttgtccgccgccaccccgtGACAGGCGAGAAGGCTTTGTACGTCACGCGCGTGTTCTCGCGCTCGATCGTCGGCCTCAAGCAGGAGGAGTCGGACGCcatcctcaacctcctctACGACCACATTGAGAACGGCATCGACTTCCAGGTCCGCGCGCGCTGGAAGCCCCGCACCGTGGTCCTCTGGGACA ACCGCACGACGGCGCACACGGCTATCGCCGACTTTGACAGCACCAAGGCGaagcgccacggcgcgcgcatcacgccgcaggccgagcgcccGTTCCTctag
- the ATG22_4 gene encoding Autophagy-related protein 22 has translation MAATTDTKAATSHIEDTDVDLKGSAGVHVAGTENDAGLAVVDQLEVLPSSGERIPVSRWEYYTFILFYFQNNGSPIGNTGGSLRMKLISDQFPSGIVNWGGQQLAMNAFLLDTNGILFAVNLFLMLVIGPYADYGTWRPYILMTSTFVCFVCTFCLIATYKPSQWQAVNALWMIGNLAFNVMGTFYQANWPWIGRNVPRMLKAEQDVKQGVISSKEFEEIDQLERSKILYLSNIVGSGLVVIFYGIATGVAYAVTHNRIDDDRLTIKAYQVLLGYLGVVVVCCTVPYFFFQKFRPGQAIPANTPLWKLGPKQLWSAIKCLPYLKNALLYLIGYCIMQEAFGAAGGMTGILQAEKIHYNPVQSSAWGLLADCCGGTGNILLLLIHKRYPINIKWGCVTGACIVMMTVIWGAIGSLTGKIGYHHVWEFYLAQCWNLFTPTWGAYSTTMITEVVPAPKQYLFYALFGTFSRVSGFTGPFICSAIINRTKSAKHPQGNTNMAYWFPVGLGALGIFFICLVDTKQAKIDNAKYLEKEAQDLYSAEQRAAQAERIEKEEAAAAVSTVNEKA, from the exons ATGGCAGCGACGACCGACACCAAGGCTGCGACCTCGCACATCGAAGACACGgacgtcgacctcaaggGCAGTGCTGGTGTGCACGTTGCCGGCACGGAGAACGACGCAggtctcgccgtcgtcgaccagctcgaggtcctcccctccagcggcgagcgcatcCCCGTCTCCAGGTGGGAGTACTACACTTTCATCCTTTTCTACTTCCAGAACAATGGCTCGCCGATCGGCAACACAGGCGGCAGTCTGCGCATGAAGCTCATCTCCGACCAGTTCCCCTCCGGGATCGTGAACTGGGGCGGGCAGCAGCTTGCGATGAACGCTTTCCTCCTCGACACGAACGGTATCCTCTTCGCCGTCAACTTGTTCCTCATGCTCGTTATCGGCCCCTACGCAGACTACGGAACGTGGCGCCCCTACATCCTCATGA cctcGACTTTCGTCTGCTTTGTCTGTACGTTCTGCCTCATCGCCACGTACAAGCCGTCGCAGTGGCAGGCGGTCAACGCGCTCTGGATGATCGGAAACCTCGCCTTCAACGTCATGGGCACATTCTACCAGGCCAACTGGCCATGGATCGGCCGTAACGTCCCTCGCAtgctcaaggccgagcaggacGTCAAGCAGGGCGTCATCAGCTCGAAGGAGTTTGAGGAGATTGACCAGCTCGAGCGTTCCAAGATCCTCTACCTCTCCAACATTGTCGGCTCGggtctcgtcgtcatcttctACGGCATTGCCACGGGCGTCGCCTACGCCGTCACGCACAaccgcatcgacgacgaccgtcTCACCATCAAGGCGTACCAGGTCCTCCTGGGCTACCTCGGTGTCGTGGTCGTCTGCTGCACCGTGCCCTACTTCTTCTTCCAGAAGTTCCGTCCCGGCCAGGCCATCCCCGCCAACACCCCCCTGTGGAAGCTCGGCCCCAAGCAGCTGTGGAGCGCGATCAAGTGCCTCCCGTACCTCAAGAACGCGCTCCTCTACCTCATCGGCTACTGCATCATGCAGGAGGCATTCGGAGCTGCTGGCGGCATGACGGGCATCCTGCAGGCCGAGAAGATCCACTACAACCCAGTCCAGAGCTCGGCGTGGGGCCTGCTCGCAGACTGCTGCGGTGGCACTGGCAACATCCTCCTGCTGCTCATCCACAAGCGATACCCCATCAACATTAAGTGGGGCTGTGTCACCGGCGCGTGCATTGTCATGATGAC CGTTATCTGGGGCGCGATCGGCTCGCTCACTGGAAAGATCGGCTACCACCACGTCTGGGAGTTCTACCTCGCGCAGTGCTGGAACCTTTTCACGCCGACCTGGGGCGCCTACAGCACGACAATGATCACCGAGGTCGTCCCGGCGCCGAAGCAGTACCTCTTCTACGCGCTCTTCGGCACCTTCTCCCGCGTGTCAGGCTTCACCGGCCCGTTCATCTGCTCGGCGATCATCAATCGCACCAAGTCGGCCAAGCACCCCCAGGGCAACACCAACATGGCCTACTGGTTCcccgtcggcctcggcgccctcggcatctTCTTCATCTGTCTCGTCGACACCAAGCAGGCCAAGATCGACAACGCCAAGTacctcgagaaggaggcgcAGGACCTGTACtcggccgagcagcgcgcggcgcaggccgagcgtatcgagaaggaggaggccgcggcggctgtCTCGACGGTCAACGAGAAGGCTTAG